The following proteins come from a genomic window of Trifolium pratense cultivar HEN17-A07 linkage group LG4, ARS_RC_1.1, whole genome shotgun sequence:
- the LOC123920719 gene encoding tRNA threonylcarbamoyladenosine dehydratase, which yields MERYKSLALLGGGALLGSLSTFFLLRLLQTQKKSVRRQCTENGTAETNGFEGCTIAGKSDKVVSDDLLKDEIVSEQLTRNIQFFGFESQQKVSASYVVVIGLGGVGSHAATMLLRSGIGKLLLVDFDQVSLSSLNRHAVATRADVGISKAQCLKEHFLSIFPECQIDAKVMLYDSSTEEEILSGHPDFVLDCIDNIDTKVALLAACVRRGLKVLSATGAGARADPTRIRIADLRESTNDPLSRSVRHRLRKEHGIEGGIPVVFSLEKPKVKLLPFKAPTGEEENPSDYQIVPGFRVRIIPVLGTIPAIFGQVMASYVLTDLAGLQVQTEPVVNFDMDHYHILHQRLIEHEELLYGTAMQVQVDVEEVMYIAKELWHGRSAREQHAKDVGRGMWRSINELMLVRWDSTKPASISNLILLKFNEVDEHESQTLEDIKEKEPEFYSRVLAVLKRAENDFA from the exons ATGGAGAGATACAAATCTTTAGCTTTGCTCGGTGGTGGTGCTCTTTTAGGTTCTCTCTCCACTTTCTTTCTTCTCAGACTTCTTCAAACTCAAAA AAAAAGTGTACGGAGGCAGTGTACTGAGAATGGTACTGCTGAAACTAATG GTTTTGAGGGATGCACTATTGCTGGAAAGAGCGATAAGGTGGTTAGTGATGATCTTCTGAAAGATGAGATTGTTTCTGAACAGCTGACTAG GAACATTCAGTTTTTTGGCTTTGAATCACAACAGAAGGTCAGTGCATCATATGTTGTGGTCATCGGTCTTGGAGGGGTTGGCAGTCATGCTGCTACTATGCTCCTGAGGTCAGGGATTGGCAAGCTTCTTCTTGTGGACTTCGACCAG GTTTCTCTTTCATCACTAAATCGACACGCTGTTGCGACAAGAGCAGATGTTGGCATCTCAAAAGCTCAGTGCCTTAAGGAGCATTTCTTATCAATCTTTCCAGAGTGCCAAATAGATGCAAAAGTGATGTTATATGATTCATCTACTGAAGAAGAAATTCTCTCAGGCCACCCTGACTTTGTTCTGGACTGTATTGATAACATTGATACGAAG GTGGCACTTCTTGCTGCATGTGTACGTAGGGGCTTGAAGGTTCTATCTGCCACTGGGGCTGGTGCTAGAGCCGATCCAACGAGAATACGCATTGCTGATCTAAGAGAGTCTACTAATGATCCATTATCTCGATCG GTAAGACATCGGTTGAGGAAAGAACACGGCATTGAAGGTGGCATCCCTGTTGTGTTTTCTTTAGAAAAACCCAAAGTTAAGCTGCTTCCATTTAAGGCTCCAACTGGAGAAGAGGAAAACCCTTCAGACTATCAG ATAGTTCCCGGTTTTAGGGTCCGTATCATACCTGTTCTAGGCACCATCCCTGCCATATTTGGACAAGTCATGGCCTCCTATGTTTTGACGGATTTAGCAGGATTGCAGGTTCAAACAGAACCTGTAGTCAATTTTGACATGGATCATTACCATATTCTTCATCAACGCCTTATTGAACATGAGGAGTTGTTGTACGGAACTGCCATGCAAGTGCAG GTAGATGTTGAAGAAGTGATGTATATTGCTAAAGAATTATGGCATGGAAGAAGTGCTAGAGAGCAGCATGCGAAAGATGTTGGACGAGGAATGTGGCGATCAATTAATGAATTAATGCTTGTGAG GTGGGACAGTACGAAACCGGCATCTATTTCAAATTTGATTCTTTTGAAATTCAACGAG GTGGATGAGCATGAGTCACAGACATTGGAGGATATAAAGGAAAAGGAACCAGAGTTTTACAGTAGAGTGCTTGCTGTGTTAAAACGAGCTGAAAATGACTTTGCATAA